The following coding sequences are from one Culex quinquefasciatus strain JHB chromosome 1, VPISU_Cqui_1.0_pri_paternal, whole genome shotgun sequence window:
- the LOC6039911 gene encoding zinc finger protein 761, translating into MTHCCAVPGCDASDRDFGTVLFNVPNDGTLRRRWTKALGRPSLPESSLVCWSHFGANSFLQDGTLFQLEPGVVPTLFLGADKKGSPDCFCRFCAERVDDGNDLAEVLQSEDSRTFFKFLLPGNFEGSPCKIVCDDCLWQAKLALRFIRNVEKATQEMNRIAQAQSFTDVEMLPKSELKTEMMDEFGEIPIGSVEPEVKMEVSSLAGFSDRDDDGDSDYEDNIPLARRIGSEDKTKPVGPLSCAHCDFTCSKPKQLAGHRKKHKNRERIPEDISQPLEDEDKEIESEKTSDGVLQCSECSYTCERLVQLASHKKKHTGRKTKTDQPDPKDFYECEFCDFTCKQRRQMAGHRASHSNMIKKSKPSGKERDHMCSICGKILSTRGSFFVHMKYHNDQRDYSCKMCDKKFYSKRDVAMHVESFHEKKVFECEICGVKCTWKNALYKHMRKHDETSFKHECSYCGKKFIAANELRVHIWRHTGQQLNCEICGAGYRFNFLLTQHKIREHGAQIEGVKLYKRFQKGKGKGTVKRKDQNPVTEEQQQQLSSPDASSYPPPHHPMTFQETVSQSPDHGGPFQQVSNY; encoded by the exons atgaCCCATTGCTGCGCGGTTCCCGGCTGCGACGCGTCTGACCGTGATTTTGGCACCGTACTGTTTAACGTCCCGAACGATGGCACCTTGCGGCGCCGCTGGACGAAGGCACTCGGCAGGCCCAGCTTGCCAGAGTCGAGCCTGGTGTGCTGGAGTCACTTTGGCGCCAATTCGTTTCTTCAAGACGGGACGCTCTTCCAGCTGGAACCGGGCGTCGTTCCGACGCTGTTTCTTGGAGCGGACAAAAAGGGTTCGCCTGATTGTTTTTGTCGCTTTTGCGCCGAAAGAGTCGACGATGGGAATGATTTGGCGGAGGTTTTACAGTCTGAAGATTCGAGGacgttttttaaattcttactgCCAGGAAATTTTGAAGGTAGTCCTTGCAAAATCGTCTGCGACGATTGCCTCTGGCAAGCGAAGCTTGCACTACGATTCATACGTAACGTTGAGAAGGCCACTCAAGAAATGAACAGGATAGCTCAAGCACAATCGTTTACTGACGTAGAAATGTTGCCGAAATCCGAGCTCAAAACGGAGATGATGGACGAGTTTGGCGAGATACCGATTGGTTCGGTGGAGCCGGAAGTGAAGATGGAAGTGTCCAGCTTGGCCGGGTTCAGCGATCGTGACGACGATGGGGACTCAGATTACGAGGATAACATTCCACTGGCCAGGAGGATCGGTTCAGAGGACAAGACGAAACCGGTAGGACCACTCAGCTGTGCCCACTGTGACTTTACGTGCAGCAAGCCCAAACAGCTGGCTGGTCACAGAAAGAAGCACAAGAATCGGGAGCGAATACCCGAAGATATTAGTCAACCTTTGGAAGATGAAGATAAAGAAATCGAATCGGAAAAGACTTCCGACGGTGTCCTTCAATGTTCGGAATGTTCGTACACCTGCGAAAGACTGGTTCAACTGGCAAGCCACAAGAAGAAACACACCGGAAGGAAGACCAAAACTGACCAACCGGACCCGAAAGACTTCTACGAGTGTGAGTTCTGCGACTTTACCTGCAAACAGCGTCGACAGATGGCAGGACACCGGGCGTCGCACTCGAACATGATCAAAAAGTCCAAACCATCGGGCAAAGAGCGCGATCACATGTGCTCGATCTGCGGCAAGATCCTGTCGACCCGAGGATCGTTCTTCGTGCACATGAAGTACCACAACGATCAACGGGACTATTCCTGCAAAATGTGTGATAAAAAGTTCTACTCCAAACGAGACGTTGCCATGCACGTGGAGTCCTTCCACGAGAAAAAGGTATTTGAATGCGAAATCTGCGGCGTAAAGTGCACCTGGAAGAACGCACTGTACAAGCACATGAGGAAGCACGACGAGACTTCGTTCAAGCACGAGTGTTCGTACTGCGGGAAGAAGTTTATCGCGGCCAACGAGCTGCGGGTTCACATCTGGCGCCACACCGGCCAGCAGCTGAACTGTGAGATCTGCGGCGCCGGGTACAG GTTCAACTTTCTGCTCACGCAACACAAGATCCGCGAGCATGGCGCTCAGATCGAAGGCGTGAAGCTGTACAAGCGGTTCCAGAAAGGTAAGGGAAAAGGGACGGTCAAGCGAAAAGATCAAAACCCAGTTACTGAGGAGCAACAGCAGCAACTGTCGTCACCGGACGCGTCAAGCTATCCACCGCCACACCATCCAATGACCTTTCAAGAGACCGTCTCCCAGTCTCCGGATCATGGCGGGCCATTCCAACAAGTTAGCAACTACTAA